The following proteins come from a genomic window of Aminivibrio pyruvatiphilus:
- a CDS encoding GntR family transcriptional regulator, translated as MSELKDGVTRQVYLTLRRDILNWRLLPGRRLSEKDIAGRMNISKTPVREAFIKLQGEGLLEIRPQRGTYVSLMDMEQIEEVRFTRFCVESTVLSLFIASPPDEKILSAMDDLLDAQEQTIAERDVDGFVDSDDAFHRELFLACGKARAWSFIDHFSAQYKRLRYLSLQNYLDFGNVLAEHRAILSACRRRDSDDALRWLSRHLNKILGESEHLREKFPAYVMKNGASQESAAAGTTITVAEEA; from the coding sequence ATGAGCGAGCTCAAGGACGGAGTCACCCGGCAGGTGTACCTGACCCTGCGGAGGGACATTCTGAACTGGCGCCTCCTTCCAGGGAGGCGGCTCAGCGAGAAGGACATCGCCGGCAGGATGAACATCAGCAAAACCCCCGTCCGGGAAGCCTTCATCAAGCTGCAGGGGGAAGGGCTCCTGGAAATACGCCCCCAGAGGGGCACCTATGTTTCCCTCATGGACATGGAGCAGATCGAGGAAGTGAGGTTCACCCGGTTCTGCGTCGAAAGCACCGTTCTTTCCCTTTTCATCGCCTCTCCCCCCGACGAAAAAATACTCTCCGCCATGGACGATCTCCTCGACGCCCAGGAGCAGACCATCGCCGAGCGGGACGTGGACGGCTTTGTGGATTCCGACGACGCCTTCCACAGGGAGCTGTTCCTCGCCTGCGGCAAGGCCCGGGCCTGGAGCTTCATCGATCATTTCAGTGCCCAGTACAAGCGCCTGCGCTATCTCAGCCTCCAGAACTACCTTGATTTCGGCAACGTGCTCGCCGAACACAGGGCCATCCTCTCGGCGTGCAGGCGCCGGGACAGCGACGACGCCCTCCGCTGGCTCTCCAGGCACCTGAACAAGATCCTGGGCGAGTCGGAACACCTCCGGGAAAAATTCCCCGCCTACGTGATGAAAAACGGAGCCTCCCAGGAATCCGCGGCAGCCGGTACCACCATAACGGTTGCCGAAGAAGCGTGA
- a CDS encoding polysaccharide deacetylase family protein gives MKRRIVLWVFLVCLLLGPADADAGARPLIERGKGRTVAITFDDGPRPGYVEPLLDILREKGVRATFFVVGRYAVLYPELVRAMADGGHVVANHTYYHNNLTALPRENVYREWRLCSEAIESILGQKPRFARPPGGRFNSFVVDQAAGEGLRIVLWTNNPGDYSDSLTAPELTRKVLAKAAPGDILLLHVGVRPTIEALPGIIDGYRKKGFSFVTVEDIAR, from the coding sequence GTGAAGAGAAGAATTGTCCTGTGGGTGTTTCTGGTCTGCCTCCTCCTCGGGCCAGCCGATGCCGATGCCGGGGCCCGGCCGCTCATTGAGAGAGGGAAAGGCCGGACGGTGGCCATCACCTTCGACGACGGGCCCCGGCCGGGATACGTGGAACCCCTTCTGGACATATTGAGGGAAAAGGGCGTGAGGGCCACCTTCTTTGTTGTGGGGCGCTACGCGGTCCTGTACCCCGAGCTTGTCCGGGCCATGGCGGACGGCGGGCACGTGGTGGCCAACCACACCTACTACCACAACAATCTCACAGCCCTGCCCCGGGAGAACGTCTACCGGGAATGGCGGCTCTGCAGCGAGGCAATCGAATCCATACTCGGGCAAAAGCCCCGGTTCGCCAGGCCTCCCGGAGGGCGGTTCAACTCCTTCGTGGTGGATCAGGCCGCCGGAGAGGGGTTGCGTATCGTCCTGTGGACCAACAATCCCGGGGACTATTCGGACAGCCTCACCGCCCCCGAGCTTACCCGGAAGGTGCTGGCGAAAGCCGCACCGGGTGACATCCTGCTGCTTCACGTGGGCGTGCGTCCCACCATCGAGGCTCTTCCCGGAATCATCGACGGCTACAGGAAAAAGGGCTTTTCCTTCGTCACCGTGGAGGACATCGCCCGGTAG